From Cytophagales bacterium, the proteins below share one genomic window:
- a CDS encoding LacI family DNA-binding transcriptional regulator — MSEKKITIKDIAKLAQVSAGTVDRVLHKRGKVSESNRKKVEAVLKEINYEPNLIAKTLKNNRIFRLNAIIPSSAQDEYWQKARRGLMAGLKEFKSFGIDIQIIEFDIDRSDSFQSACQQTINQKPDGVLAVPIFHDDAPQQFNAFDEAGLPYMTFNTHLQALNPTCYIGLHHLNSGRLAGQLSLVHCKKPGAMAMIHVNEHPDKADHAREKEDGFKSYLEEQGFDLKDFHSIRLNEGPSFQKALSSALDSIPDLSAVHVSTSKAFLVQNTLKDIHPACTLSGYDLVASNVELLKKHQIQFLIDQKPVEQAYQGVVRFTDLLIFKKPVESEYLLPLNVAFAENIDSMLSTVHAEKIP, encoded by the coding sequence ATGTCCGAAAAAAAGATCACGATCAAAGACATTGCGAAGCTGGCTCAGGTTTCAGCAGGTACCGTAGACCGGGTTTTGCACAAGCGCGGGAAAGTCTCCGAGTCCAATCGAAAGAAAGTGGAGGCTGTGCTGAAGGAGATCAATTACGAACCGAATCTGATCGCCAAGACGCTGAAGAACAATAGAATATTCCGACTGAATGCCATCATCCCCTCCTCAGCTCAAGATGAATATTGGCAAAAAGCCAGACGAGGATTAATGGCAGGTCTCAAAGAATTCAAGTCCTTTGGGATTGACATTCAAATCATTGAGTTTGACATTGATCGATCCGATTCATTCCAATCTGCTTGTCAGCAAACGATCAATCAAAAACCGGACGGTGTATTGGCAGTGCCCATCTTTCATGATGATGCCCCGCAGCAATTCAATGCATTTGATGAAGCTGGTCTGCCCTACATGACCTTCAACACGCACCTTCAAGCCTTGAACCCCACATGTTACATTGGTCTGCATCACTTGAACAGCGGACGACTAGCTGGACAATTGTCACTGGTGCATTGTAAAAAACCAGGCGCAATGGCCATGATCCATGTAAACGAGCATCCGGATAAGGCAGATCACGCGCGTGAAAAGGAAGATGGTTTCAAGTCCTACCTGGAGGAACAAGGATTCGACCTGAAGGACTTTCACAGTATCCGCCTGAACGAAGGCCCCTCCTTCCAAAAAGCATTATCATCTGCACTCGACAGTATACCAGACCTATCAGCTGTACATGTCAGCACCTCGAAAGCCTTTTTGGTTCAAAATACACTAAAAGACATTCACCCTGCTTGTACCCTCTCTGGTTATGACCTGGTAGCTTCAAACGTCGAACTTCTCAAGAAGCATCAGATCCAATTCCTGATCGATCAAAAGCCCGTTGAGCAAGCCTATCAAGGTGTTGTCAGGTTTACGGATCTACTGATTTTCAAGAAGCCAGTCGAAAGCGAATACCTCCTCCCCCTCAACGTGGCATTTGCCGAAAACATCGATTCGATGTTATCCACGGTGCACGCCGAAAAAATCCCTTAA
- a CDS encoding PKD domain-containing protein: MKRIINSLVMASLLATISFNCQEDSETTPAGSFARFSTSQDFLTVTFTNESDSEASGFSWDFGNGQTSTDENPSITYSDFGSYDVTLTVQGKAEAIVTATINVTSPEFISALEAGDAPEGLVFI; encoded by the coding sequence ATGAAAAGAATTATCAACAGCCTTGTAATGGCTAGTTTATTAGCAACCATATCCTTCAATTGTCAGGAGGATAGTGAAACTACTCCTGCAGGATCATTTGCCAGATTCAGTACGTCTCAAGATTTTCTTACGGTAACCTTTACCAACGAATCTGATAGTGAAGCATCGGGATTTTCCTGGGATTTTGGGAATGGCCAAACTTCAACTGATGAAAACCCATCAATTACTTACAGCGACTTTGGTTCGTATGATGTTACCTTAACCGTACAAGGCAAAGCAGAAGCCATTGTTACAGCAACGATCAATGTGACCTCACCTGAGTTCATCAGTGCATTGGAAGCGGGAGATGCACCTGAAGGTCTGGTATTCATCTAG
- a CDS encoding sodium:solute symporter family protein, translated as MLLTSIDWVIISVFFLIVLGIGWAASRTAGKDTSEFFLGGRSMPWWLLGVSMVACTFSADTPNLVTGMVRTDGVVKNWAWWAFLITGMVTVFIYAKLWRRSQVMTDLEFYELRYTGKAASFLRGFRSLYLGIFFNCLIMGTVTLAAIKIAAVMFGVDPLTTVIFASIGVVIYASLGGIKGVIWADFFQYGIAMFGAVYAAIVAVRQPEVGGLKNLFANPAIQDKLSILPDFTDASVFVPLLIIPIAVQWWAVWYPGAEPGGGGYIAQRMLSAKDEKNAIGATLFFNFAHYALRPWPWIIVALASLVIFPDLEAIKREFPGITDQYLGHDVAYPAMLTRLGPGWLGLVVASLIAAYMSTIGTHLNWGSSYVVNDFYRRFVKTDASEKELVLVGRLSTVTLMVLAGFFALTILENATQAFNILLLSGAGSGAIYLLRWFWWRINAWTEIIAMIGATVVAFVFVLVIPDEAMANSVLDGFTMKLMMAVLITTVVWIVTTYVTSPEPMEHLKAFYKLTHPGGPGWKRVVEAAKADGDPIEADDARWDVPHGLLSVVLGCLGIYSALFSIGNFVYGNTGYGLMMAALFGVCIFLLMRLWNKLNIE; from the coding sequence ATGCTCTTAACCTCAATCGACTGGGTCATTATCTCAGTATTTTTCCTCATTGTCCTGGGTATAGGATGGGCGGCTTCCCGAACTGCCGGCAAAGACACAAGTGAATTTTTTCTAGGGGGCAGGTCCATGCCATGGTGGCTCCTTGGCGTTTCGATGGTGGCTTGTACGTTCTCAGCAGATACTCCCAACCTCGTGACAGGTATGGTAAGGACGGATGGTGTTGTGAAGAACTGGGCCTGGTGGGCGTTCCTGATCACTGGAATGGTCACAGTTTTTATCTATGCCAAGCTTTGGCGCCGGTCACAGGTCATGACTGATCTGGAGTTTTACGAACTGAGGTATACCGGAAAAGCCGCTTCCTTTTTGCGCGGATTTCGTTCCCTGTACTTAGGGATCTTCTTCAATTGCCTGATCATGGGAACTGTGACACTGGCTGCCATTAAAATTGCAGCAGTCATGTTCGGGGTTGATCCATTAACGACAGTGATCTTTGCGAGTATTGGTGTCGTGATCTATGCTTCCCTGGGAGGAATTAAAGGAGTAATTTGGGCGGACTTTTTCCAATATGGCATCGCGATGTTTGGTGCAGTTTATGCGGCAATTGTTGCTGTGAGACAACCTGAGGTAGGTGGGTTGAAAAACCTATTCGCTAATCCTGCCATTCAAGATAAATTGTCCATTCTTCCTGATTTTACCGATGCATCTGTTTTTGTGCCTTTGTTGATCATTCCAATCGCCGTACAATGGTGGGCGGTATGGTATCCGGGAGCTGAGCCTGGTGGCGGAGGCTACATTGCTCAGCGAATGCTTTCTGCGAAAGATGAGAAGAATGCGATCGGCGCAACCCTGTTCTTCAATTTTGCACACTATGCTTTGCGACCTTGGCCATGGATCATTGTGGCATTGGCCTCTTTGGTCATTTTCCCTGATTTGGAAGCCATCAAAAGAGAATTTCCAGGAATTACCGATCAATACTTAGGTCATGATGTCGCTTATCCGGCCATGTTGACGCGTTTAGGACCAGGATGGTTAGGGCTGGTCGTTGCGTCATTGATTGCTGCTTACATGTCTACCATCGGTACGCACTTGAACTGGGGATCATCTTATGTGGTCAATGATTTCTATCGTCGGTTCGTCAAGACCGATGCCTCTGAAAAGGAATTAGTATTGGTGGGTCGTTTATCTACTGTAACACTCATGGTGTTGGCCGGATTTTTTGCCTTAACCATTCTTGAAAATGCTACCCAGGCATTCAATATCTTGCTATTATCCGGAGCTGGTTCTGGGGCTATCTACTTGTTGCGATGGTTTTGGTGGAGAATCAATGCCTGGACGGAAATCATTGCGATGATTGGGGCTACTGTAGTTGCTTTTGTATTTGTCCTGGTGATTCCGGATGAAGCCATGGCTAATTCGGTATTGGATGGTTTCACCATGAAGCTGATGATGGCGGTCTTGATTACTACGGTGGTGTGGATTGTCACCACTTACGTCACAAGTCCTGAGCCCATGGAGCATTTAAAAGCATTTTATAAACTGACACACCCGGGTGGACCAGGTTGGAAACGCGTGGTAGAAGCTGCTAAAGCGGATGGTGATCCGATTGAAGCAGATGATGCCCGTTGGGATGTGCCACATGGCTTGCTGAGTGTGGTATTGGGCTGTTTGGGTATCTATAGCGCCTTGTTCTCCATAGGAAACTTTGTTTACGGCAACACTGGATATGGTCTGATGATGGCCGCACTGTTCGGTGTTTGTATCTTCTTGTTGATGCGTTTGTGGAACAAACTGAATATTGAGTAG
- the nagB gene encoding glucosamine-6-phosphate deaminase: MMTSVIDDSSKTLERLPVSIHISEKVASVKVANEIATLIRNKQSRNDMAVLGLATGMSPVHVYKELVRMHHEEGLSFKNVVTFNLDEYYPMSKESLLSYNYFMHHHLFDHVDIMPENVHIPDGTIELEQIGEFCRNYENKIDQYGGIDIQLLGIGRTGHVGFNEPPSHADTLTRLVKLDPVTIADATREFLREDLVPRRAITMGIKSIFKAKKIYLMAWGEKKAEIVRKAVEGPVTKDIPATFLQNHGDVEVLIDENASLELTRIKTPWVVSLVDWDDQKAKKAVIWLSQKLNKPILKLTEDDYKLNDLGDLIVYYGNWHDLNIKVFNALQHTITGWPGGKPNADDKHRPERATPTRKRVILFSPHPDDDVISMGGTFLRLVEQGHEVHVAYQTSGNIAVFDDDAMRYADFAMDLLEATGTLKEDHFKLKNAVHESLANKKQGDPDIPIVRTIKGLIRKGEAAAGARFCGLEEDKIHFLNLPFYETGKVEKRGVGSEDVTIVKKLLDEVKPHQVFAAGDLRDPHGTHKVCLDVILEALREERDANAAWVEDCYLWLYRGAWQEWPIDEIEMAIPISPSDLMKKRKAIFKHQSQKDTPVFPGSDSREFWQRAEDRNKMTAQTYDSLGLTEYEAIEAFVRYHY, translated from the coding sequence ATGATGACTTCTGTAATTGATGATTCTTCGAAAACCCTGGAGCGACTACCAGTAAGCATCCATATTAGCGAGAAGGTAGCCAGTGTGAAAGTGGCCAATGAAATAGCTACGTTGATCCGCAATAAGCAATCCCGAAACGATATGGCGGTATTAGGCCTTGCTACAGGTATGTCACCTGTTCATGTCTATAAGGAATTGGTACGGATGCATCACGAAGAGGGGTTGAGCTTCAAAAATGTGGTGACCTTCAATTTGGATGAGTACTATCCGATGAGCAAGGAGTCATTGTTGAGTTACAATTACTTTATGCATCATCATTTGTTTGATCATGTAGATATTATGCCTGAAAACGTGCACATTCCTGATGGAACCATTGAACTTGAGCAAATTGGAGAGTTCTGTAGAAATTACGAGAATAAGATTGATCAATATGGAGGCATAGATATTCAGTTGCTGGGTATTGGTAGAACAGGTCACGTGGGCTTCAATGAACCACCTTCACATGCTGATACCTTGACACGGTTGGTTAAGCTGGATCCGGTGACCATTGCAGATGCGACAAGAGAATTCCTTCGGGAAGACCTGGTACCTAGAAGAGCGATCACTATGGGGATCAAAAGCATTTTCAAAGCCAAGAAGATCTACTTGATGGCATGGGGAGAGAAGAAGGCTGAAATTGTCCGAAAGGCAGTAGAGGGCCCGGTGACGAAAGACATTCCTGCCACGTTCCTTCAAAATCATGGAGATGTGGAAGTGTTGATCGACGAAAATGCGTCTTTGGAATTGACCCGGATCAAAACACCGTGGGTGGTGTCGCTGGTCGATTGGGATGATCAGAAAGCGAAGAAAGCAGTGATCTGGTTGAGTCAGAAATTGAATAAACCGATCCTGAAACTTACTGAAGATGATTATAAGCTAAATGATCTTGGTGATCTGATTGTCTATTATGGCAATTGGCACGATTTGAACATCAAAGTATTCAACGCACTACAGCATACTATTACGGGCTGGCCCGGAGGTAAACCCAATGCTGACGATAAGCATCGTCCTGAGAGAGCGACTCCCACTCGGAAACGAGTGATTCTGTTTAGCCCTCACCCGGATGATGATGTTATTTCCATGGGGGGTACCTTCCTGCGGCTGGTTGAGCAAGGACATGAAGTGCATGTGGCTTATCAGACCTCTGGAAATATTGCAGTATTTGATGATGATGCCATGCGCTACGCAGATTTCGCCATGGACCTGTTGGAGGCAACCGGGACCCTGAAAGAAGATCATTTCAAATTAAAGAATGCCGTACACGAAAGTCTTGCCAATAAGAAACAGGGCGATCCAGATATTCCGATCGTGCGTACCATCAAAGGCTTGATCCGTAAAGGAGAAGCGGCAGCGGGCGCAAGATTCTGTGGATTAGAGGAAGATAAAATCCACTTCCTGAACCTCCCATTTTATGAAACTGGCAAGGTGGAGAAAAGAGGAGTGGGATCGGAAGACGTGACCATCGTCAAAAAACTACTCGACGAGGTGAAGCCACATCAGGTATTTGCGGCTGGCGATCTAAGGGATCCACATGGTACGCACAAAGTTTGCCTGGATGTGATTTTGGAGGCCCTACGCGAGGAAAGAGACGCAAATGCAGCATGGGTTGAAGATTGTTACTTGTGGTTGTATCGGGGTGCATGGCAAGAATGGCCGATTGATGAAATTGAAATGGCCATCCCAATCAGTCCGTCTGATCTGATGAAGAAACGAAAAGCCATTTTCAAACACCAGTCACAAAAAGACACACCTGTTTTTCCTGGTTCTGATTCTCGTGAATTTTGGCAACGAGCAGAGGATCGAAATAAAATGACTGCCCAGACTTATGATAGTTTAGGTCTGACAGAATACGAGGCCATCGAGGCTTTTGTTAGATACCATTATTAG
- a CDS encoding MBL fold metallo-hydrolase, translated as MSVKSLKIHHVRNATMILETGKDVILIDPMLGNQGVMPSFTFFRYKARKNPTVPLPMNTLSKLEKVTHCLITHQHPDHIDTKAVKFLTESNIPVTCSIKDEKAFKKRGLNVVQTVKYWAKQAFLGGTIEGIPAKHGYGFVSRLMGNVMGFYLTLPDQQSIYLSSDTIYTDAVDRVVKTYLPDISVLACGAAQFDLFKKLIMNEEDIIQFVRNSSGKVIANHMESINHCPMSREELKTLLTGEGLFGQVYIPEDGETLEW; from the coding sequence ATGAGCGTTAAGTCACTAAAAATACATCATGTCAGGAATGCCACAATGATTCTGGAAACAGGAAAGGATGTCATTCTAATTGATCCTATGTTGGGAAATCAGGGCGTAATGCCAAGTTTCACCTTTTTTCGGTACAAGGCAAGAAAGAATCCCACCGTTCCGCTTCCAATGAATACCCTTTCTAAACTGGAAAAGGTGACCCACTGTCTGATTACACACCAACATCCTGATCACATTGACACGAAGGCGGTAAAATTTCTGACCGAAAGCAATATTCCTGTCACTTGTAGCATCAAAGATGAAAAGGCATTTAAGAAGAGAGGATTAAACGTGGTGCAAACCGTAAAATACTGGGCGAAACAAGCTTTCTTGGGCGGGACGATTGAAGGCATACCGGCCAAACATGGCTATGGCTTTGTCTCAAGATTGATGGGGAATGTTATGGGGTTTTACCTGACACTACCTGATCAGCAGTCTATCTATTTGAGTTCGGATACCATATACACCGACGCGGTAGATCGGGTTGTAAAAACTTACCTTCCGGATATCAGTGTTTTGGCGTGTGGTGCAGCGCAATTTGATTTGTTTAAGAAGCTGATCATGAATGAGGAAGATATCATTCAGTTTGTGCGAAACTCTTCAGGAAAAGTCATTGCCAACCACATGGAATCAATCAACCATTGCCCGATGAGTCGTGAGGAGTTGAAAACCCTTTTAACAGGGGAAGGACTATTCGGTCAGGTTTACATTCCGGAAGATGGAGAAACGCTAGAATGGTGA
- a CDS encoding MaoC family dehydratase, whose product MSKIIINNFQEFESYIGKDLGESAPHEVTQNQINLFADATIDHQWIHTDPEKAAAGPFGHPIAHGYLTLSMIPHMWNQILEVNNLKMMVNYGIEKLKFNKPVPVGSEIILKAHLEGLKNLRGVIRAEVGAVMEIVGEKKPAYTGTLVMLYHFND is encoded by the coding sequence ATGAGCAAGATCATCATCAACAATTTCCAGGAGTTTGAAAGTTATATCGGCAAGGATCTGGGGGAATCTGCACCACATGAGGTCACGCAGAACCAAATCAATTTGTTTGCCGATGCGACCATTGATCACCAGTGGATCCATACCGATCCCGAAAAAGCGGCAGCAGGTCCATTTGGACATCCGATCGCCCATGGTTACCTGACCCTTTCTATGATCCCTCACATGTGGAACCAGATCCTTGAGGTGAATAACCTGAAGATGATGGTGAATTATGGGATTGAAAAGTTGAAATTCAATAAACCCGTGCCTGTTGGAAGCGAAATCATATTGAAAGCACATCTTGAAGGTTTGAAAAACTTGAGAGGAGTCATCAGGGCGGAAGTAGGAGCGGTGATGGAGATAGTAGGAGAAAAGAAGCCCGCCTATACAGGAACGCTGGTGATGCTTTATCATTTCAATGATTAA
- a CDS encoding aldo/keto reductase — protein sequence MNYRTLGKTGLSVSEISLGTWQLGGKWGDPFDHASAAKIVHEAIDQGINFIDTADVYNDGLSEKVIGEVLKERSEDIFVATKCGRQLQPHTNEAYQPGALRGFVEASLKNMQVETLDLVQLHCPPTEVYYRPEIFELFDRLREEGKVRNLGVSVEKIEEAIKAIEFDNVRTVQIIFNMFRHRPTELFFGQARKKNVGIIARVPLASGLLTGKFGATTSFGKDDHRHFNRNGEMFDKGETFSGVDYETGLKAVEQLKAIFSSEDLSKAALKWILMFEEVSCVIPGASNASQQSKNLSALDFPDITEDQKAAIDQIYKTHIKPLVHHLW from the coding sequence ATGAATTATAGAACACTTGGAAAAACCGGATTATCCGTTTCAGAAATAAGTTTGGGAACCTGGCAGTTGGGCGGCAAATGGGGCGATCCGTTTGATCATGCCAGTGCGGCAAAAATCGTTCATGAAGCCATAGATCAGGGAATCAACTTCATCGATACAGCAGATGTATACAATGACGGGTTGAGTGAGAAAGTTATTGGAGAAGTTTTGAAAGAGCGTAGTGAAGATATTTTTGTGGCCACCAAATGTGGAAGACAGTTGCAGCCACATACCAATGAAGCTTATCAACCGGGGGCATTACGAGGTTTTGTGGAAGCAAGCTTGAAAAACATGCAGGTGGAAACCTTGGATCTGGTGCAGTTGCATTGCCCACCAACGGAAGTGTATTATCGGCCAGAGATCTTTGAATTGTTTGACCGCCTGAGGGAAGAAGGCAAGGTCCGAAACCTGGGCGTGAGTGTGGAAAAGATAGAAGAGGCCATCAAAGCCATTGAGTTCGATAATGTGAGGACTGTTCAGATCATCTTCAACATGTTTCGTCACCGGCCTACAGAATTGTTTTTCGGACAAGCCAGGAAAAAAAACGTGGGCATTATTGCCAGAGTGCCTTTGGCCAGCGGGTTATTGACCGGAAAGTTTGGTGCCACGACCAGTTTTGGAAAAGATGATCATCGTCACTTTAATCGAAATGGTGAAATGTTTGATAAAGGGGAGACGTTTTCAGGGGTGGATTATGAGACAGGGCTTAAAGCCGTTGAACAATTAAAAGCCATCTTTTCTTCAGAAGACTTGTCCAAGGCCGCACTGAAGTGGATTTTGATGTTTGAGGAAGTGAGTTGTGTGATCCCCGGGGCTTCAAATGCGAGTCAACAATCCAAAAACTTGTCCGCGTTGGATTTTCCAGATATCACGGAAGATCAGAAAGCCGCTATAGATCAGATATATAAGACTCATATAAAGCCATTAGTGCATCATCTTTGGTAA
- a CDS encoding Crp/Fnr family transcriptional regulator, with amino-acid sequence MFAEISKFFDTEFPLNKHGLEELFALFKVEHHPKGTILLTSGTAERKLRFLNQGVVREYFFNGEKEVNINFYAKPQFISDLLTFFQNATTTKNQESLSSIQVLSIDRQSFFDLLEKYECGKTFIESSFRKLLKQKELREYHRITKTPDELYKDLFEFKPEWLQFVPQYHLASYLNITPETLSRIRKRIS; translated from the coding sequence GTGTTTGCTGAAATTTCTAAATTTTTCGATACTGAATTTCCATTAAATAAGCATGGTCTGGAGGAACTGTTTGCTTTATTTAAAGTTGAACATCACCCGAAAGGAACCATTCTTTTAACATCAGGAACTGCCGAAAGGAAACTTCGTTTTTTGAACCAGGGAGTGGTAAGAGAATATTTTTTCAATGGTGAAAAAGAGGTCAACATTAATTTTTATGCTAAACCTCAATTTATCTCCGATTTATTGACCTTCTTTCAGAACGCGACAACCACAAAAAATCAGGAAAGCCTTTCCTCCATACAGGTATTGAGTATTGATCGTCAGTCGTTCTTCGATTTGCTCGAGAAATACGAATGCGGCAAGACCTTTATTGAATCGTCATTTAGAAAATTGTTGAAACAGAAAGAGCTCCGTGAGTATCATCGCATCACCAAAACACCCGATGAACTTTACAAGGATCTATTTGAATTCAAACCGGAATGGCTCCAATTCGTTCCTCAATATCACCTGGCATCTTATCTGAACATCACTCCTGAAACATTGAGTCGCATTCGGAAACGCATTTCTTGA
- a CDS encoding amidohydrolase, whose product MKYLFTVTLVTVISLSTYAQKLNKQLFSDLESKKQSYEEASMKIWYLAEVGYQEEKSSKVLQELLKNEGFKIEAGVSEIPTAFVATYGSGEPVIGIMGEYDALPGISQKAVSYKEPLTEGGAGHACGHHLFGVASAAAAIAAKNWLAQNGGSGTIKFYGTPAEEGGSGKVYMARAGLFDDCDAVLHWHPGDGNGASPSTTLANKTGKFRFYGVSAHASGAPERGRSALDAVEAMNFMVNMMREHTTEDTRIHYVITSGGKAPNVVPDFAEVYYYVRHPDPQEVKSLWQRLENAANGAALGTDTEVEIEVTGGVYNVLPNETLQRIVHENLTEVGGFDYTADEAQFAEEISKSLGKSAKPLNTTNEVASYQYYVVKASTDVGDVSWTVPTAGMRAATWVPGTAAHSWQAVAAGGTSIGQKGMMVAAKTLALTIAELIDKPAVLAKVQEEFEASRGSDFVYEALVGDRGPALDYRK is encoded by the coding sequence ATGAAGTACTTATTTACCGTCACACTCGTTACGGTCATATCCCTATCGACCTATGCCCAAAAACTAAACAAGCAGTTATTTTCCGATCTGGAAAGCAAAAAACAATCCTATGAAGAAGCCTCTATGAAGATCTGGTACCTGGCAGAGGTAGGTTATCAGGAAGAGAAGAGCAGCAAAGTCCTGCAAGAATTGCTAAAAAACGAAGGTTTTAAGATTGAAGCAGGTGTATCAGAAATCCCTACTGCCTTTGTTGCTACTTATGGCAGCGGTGAACCTGTCATAGGGATCATGGGTGAATATGATGCTTTACCCGGCATATCACAAAAGGCAGTAAGCTATAAAGAGCCTTTGACCGAAGGGGGTGCGGGTCATGCCTGTGGACATCACTTGTTCGGTGTGGCTTCAGCCGCAGCGGCCATTGCTGCCAAAAACTGGTTGGCACAAAATGGCGGTTCAGGTACAATCAAATTCTATGGTACACCGGCAGAAGAAGGTGGTTCTGGTAAAGTTTATATGGCTCGTGCGGGACTTTTCGACGATTGTGATGCGGTCCTGCACTGGCATCCAGGTGATGGCAATGGCGCCAGTCCGTCTACTACCCTGGCCAATAAAACAGGCAAGTTCCGTTTTTACGGCGTATCGGCTCATGCTTCCGGAGCCCCGGAAAGAGGTCGCTCCGCCCTGGATGCCGTAGAGGCGATGAACTTTATGGTCAATATGATGCGTGAGCACACCACCGAAGACACCAGAATCCATTATGTGATCACTTCAGGAGGAAAAGCTCCCAATGTAGTACCTGACTTTGCTGAAGTATACTACTATGTACGTCACCCTGATCCTCAGGAAGTAAAATCGCTGTGGCAAAGACTAGAAAACGCGGCGAATGGCGCTGCATTGGGTACAGATACCGAGGTTGAAATTGAAGTAACGGGAGGCGTTTACAATGTCCTTCCCAATGAAACCTTGCAACGCATTGTACACGAAAACCTAACAGAAGTTGGTGGATTCGATTACACTGCAGATGAAGCCCAATTTGCCGAAGAGATCAGCAAATCCCTTGGAAAGAGCGCGAAACCCCTAAACACAACCAATGAAGTAGCCTCCTATCAGTATTATGTGGTCAAAGCATCTACGGATGTGGGTGACGTAAGCTGGACAGTACCTACAGCCGGCATGCGTGCTGCGACCTGGGTTCCCGGAACAGCCGCACACTCCTGGCAGGCCGTAGCGGCTGGTGGAACATCCATTGGTCAAAAAGGCATGATGGTCGCAGCTAAAACCCTGGCACTGACCATTGCAGAATTGATTGATAAACCGGCTGTTTTGGCAAAAGTCCAAGAAGAATTTGAGGCCAGTCGAGGTAGTGATTTTGTGTATGAAGCACTGGTTGGAGACCGTGGCCCTGCGCTGGATTATAGGAAATAA
- a CDS encoding ROK family protein → MELILGVDIGGTYTKYGAIDNEGDLLFQGRIPTREADNFADFTIAFAEEIDKRLSSFSCHLKGIGVGSPMGSPLTGRITGAVNLEEVWSLDVPLVEVFEQQFKVPTFLMNDSNAAAVGEKYYGLAKPYQDFLVLTLGTGLGCGIYSDGSLLIGRSGAAGEVGHTTVVPDGRDCNCGRKGCLETYVSATGLVRTANELIEAGYASDAHVKYDNAESISLAATAGDPLAQETFKVTGKHLGNALADLSAIFDPEAIILAGGLSNAGDLLLDPVKETFEDQLLQSLKGTIDLWTSDSKFKNKAVLGAASYAREKLSSPELELVEEL, encoded by the coding sequence ATGGAGTTGATATTAGGGGTAGACATAGGAGGAACCTATACGAAATACGGCGCCATCGATAATGAAGGTGACCTGCTATTTCAAGGGCGTATTCCCACTAGAGAAGCTGATAATTTTGCAGATTTCACGATCGCTTTTGCCGAGGAAATTGATAAACGTCTAAGTAGTTTTTCCTGTCACTTGAAAGGAATTGGTGTGGGTTCTCCGATGGGGAGCCCACTTACCGGACGGATTACAGGAGCAGTAAATCTGGAAGAAGTATGGAGCCTCGATGTTCCACTTGTGGAGGTATTTGAACAGCAATTTAAAGTGCCTACTTTCCTGATGAATGATAGTAATGCGGCGGCAGTAGGAGAGAAGTATTATGGTCTTGCCAAGCCCTATCAGGATTTTCTGGTGTTGACTTTAGGAACTGGATTAGGTTGTGGGATTTACAGCGATGGATCCTTATTGATCGGAAGAAGTGGAGCGGCTGGTGAAGTGGGTCACACTACGGTAGTGCCTGATGGTCGGGATTGCAATTGTGGAAGAAAGGGCTGTTTAGAGACGTATGTCTCGGCAACGGGACTGGTACGAACGGCCAATGAATTGATCGAAGCGGGATATGCTTCTGATGCCCATGTCAAATATGACAATGCTGAAAGTATTTCTTTAGCTGCAACTGCAGGCGACCCGTTGGCCCAGGAAACTTTTAAAGTGACTGGTAAACACCTTGGGAATGCCCTGGCAGATTTATCTGCGATATTTGATCCTGAAGCGATCATTCTTGCGGGAGGGTTATCGAATGCCGGCGATCTGCTGCTCGACCCAGTGAAGGAAACTTTTGAAGATCAATTGCTTCAATCGTTGAAAGGCACGATCGACCTTTGGACTTCAGATTCCAAATTCAAAAACAAAGCAGTCCTGGGTGCGGCTAGTTACGCACGAGAGAAATTATCAAGCCCTGAACTGGAATTGGTCGAGGAGCTTTGA